The nucleotide sequence AGAAGGTAAAAATACTCTGGATTGTTTGGCTAGAATCACGTCATTTAGTGCTAAAACAAAGCTCATAATAATTACCGTAGGGAGAATAAAATAAATAAAAATAGGTAGGTAAGTAACACATCCTGCTAGAGTTGTGACAAAAAAATAGCGAAAAAAGCGTTTAATACCGTACCATATATAATTAATTTCGAGCTCTCCATTAAAAAATGATTGATTAGAGCCTAAATAATATAGCTGTTTGTAGGGATAAATAACAATTAATAAAGGGCGTATGAGGTGGTGTTTGCTACCGGATGGTATTCCTTGTTTTATGGAGTCAGGAAAGTGAAAAAGCAATAACATGGTGATAAATCAAAAGAGAAGGAATTGTGTACTCAAGGGCACGCAAGCTTGCAATTATTTTTCGTTCGTTACACAGCTTCCATAAGCGCCGCTACTCCCATGCCACCTGCTGTACAGACAGAGATTAAACCTCGACCACTACCTCGTTGATGCAGTAATTTGGCAAGATTAGCGACAATACGTGCTCCTGTAGCGGCAAAAGGGTGTCCCAAGGCAACACTCCCTCCTTTAATATTCATTTTTGTTTTATCAATGGACCCCAGTGCCTGGTTTTGATTGAGCACTTTCTTACAATATTCATCCGATTCCCAGGCTTTGAGGGTGCAGAGAACCTGGCCGGCAAACGCTTCATGAATTTCATAAAAATCGAAGTCCTGTAAGGTCAACTTATTACGCTTTAATAATTCACTCACGGCCTTGGTTGGAGCCATAAGTAACCCTTCTCCGCCAACAAAATCAACCGCAGCAACCTGAGCATCCACAAAACGAGCAAGCATTGGATGATTAAATTTTTTGGCAATATCCTCGCATAATAAATACACGGCGGCTGAACCATCGGTTAGAGGGGTGCTGTTGCCTGCTGTTAAAGTACCAGCATCGCTTTTATCAAAAGCCGGTTTTAATTTAGCCAGTTTTTCCATGCTTGTATCAGCACGCAAAAAAGTATCTCGCTGTAAGCCCATAAAAGGAAAAACGAGATCATCGTAGAA is from Legionella donaldsonii and encodes:
- a CDS encoding acetyl-CoA C-acetyltransferase; protein product: MKTRPVYIAGGMRTPFVKSMTHYSKVSTQDLMTASLQELVKKMHLENRILGDVGLGAIMNSSFNWNLARECVLGTSLDPHTPAYTLQRACGTSLETTLQVALKIANFQIDDGIAAGIDSNSDLPIMFKPSFAQKLLALHNARDFNTKLKIIASFRPADFKPQFPAVVEPRTGLSMGQHTEKMVKEWGITRQAQDELTLTSHQNAVKAYEEGFYDDLVFPFMGLQRDTFLRADTSMEKLAKLKPAFDKSDAGTLTAGNSTPLTDGSAAVYLLCEDIAKKFNHPMLARFVDAQVAAVDFVGGEGLLMAPTKAVSELLKRNKLTLQDFDFYEIHEAFAGQVLCTLKAWESDEYCKKVLNQNQALGSIDKTKMNIKGGSVALGHPFAATGARIVANLAKLLHQRGSGRGLISVCTAGGMGVAALMEAV